The nucleotide sequence CGCGAGAGGAATTTTGACATGCGCTCGACCCCGGGATGATGCAGCACCGTGCGCCCCAGGGGCGACCGTGCCTTGGTCCCTTACCGCCCGAGCGGCCTTTGTCCAACTGCAAATCTCTGGCTGCTCAAAGATTTCCGAAACAACGCGTGCCAACGGGGCAAAAAAGCAGCGGGCACGCGTGGTGCCCGCTGCCGGTTCTGTTAGAGCGCAGCCTCAGGCGCCGAGGACGGCTTCCTTGGGGGCTTCTATTTCCTGCCAGCGAATGCAGGCGACCAGGCGCCCGCCTTCCAGCGTTTCGAGCGGGGGGCGAATTTCGGCGCAGCGCGGCTGGGCGAAGCGGCAGCGCGTGCGGAAAGTGCAGCCCGAGGGCGGATTGATGGGCGAGGGAATTTCGCCCTTCAAGGCATCGATATTGCGCAGCCTTGCCAGTTTTGGATCGGGGATCGGCACGGCGGTGAGCAGCGCACGGGTATAGGGGTGCTTTGGATCCTCATAGATTTCGTCGCCCGTCGCGAGTTCCACGATGCGCCCAAGATAGAGCACGAGGATGCGGTCGGAGACGTGCCGCACGACGGAGAGATTGTGCGAGATGAAGATCAGCGTCAGGCCAAACTCGTCCTTGAGCTCGGACAAGAGATTGAGGATCTGCGCCTGGATCGACACGTCCAGCGCCGAAACCGGCTCGTCGCAGACGATGAGTTTTGGCTCGGTGATCAGCGCGCGGGCAATCCCGATGCGCTGGGCCTGGCCGCCCGAAAACTCGTGCGGATAGCGGTTGATCATCTCGGGCAGAAGGCCGACGGCCTCCATGATCTTGAAGACGCGGGCGCGGCGCTCTTCCTTCTTGAGCTCGGGCTTGAGCGTGCGCAGCGGATCTTCGATGATCTCGCCCACGGTCATGCGCGGATTGAGCGAGGCCAGCGGATCCTGGAAGATGATCTGCAGATCTGCCCGGCGCTTGCGCATTTCCTCGGCCGGAACCTTGGTGAGATCCTGCCCGAGCCAGAGCACCTGCCCCTCGTCCGGCGCGATCAGCTGCAGGATACAGCGGCCGAGCGTGGACTTGCCACAGCCGCTTTCGCCCACGATCCCGAGCGTTTCGCCCTTCTTGACCGAGAAATTGATGTTTTCGAGCGCGGTCAGCCGGAGCTTTTTGGAGAAGAGGCCGGTGGCGATCGAGAAGGTTTTCTTGAGATCCTTGATCTCGATGAGGGTATCGGGTGCCGGGGTCATTACGCCACCTCTCCGTATTTCAGCGGGCCTTCGTAGAAGCACGCCTTTTCGCGACCGTCGGCGGTCGGAGCCAGGGGCGGACGTTCTTCAAGGCACCGGTCAAAGCAGAAAGCGCAGCGCGGATTGAACGAGCAGCCCTTGGGCAGGTTTTCAAGGCTGGGCGGCAGGCCCTGGATCGGGTCGAGCCGCTCGGCGCGCTTGGCGATATGCGGGGTCGAATGCAGAAGGCCCAGCGTATAGGGGTGGCGCGGATCGTAGAAGAGATCGTCGACCGTGCCCTTCTCCACCGCGCGGCCGCCATACATCACCATCATGCGGTCAGCCACGCCCGCCACCACACCCAGATCATGGGTGATGATCACGAGCGACGTCCCGAAGTCGTCGGTAAGGGTCTTGAAGAGGTCCAGCATCTGGGCCTGAACCGTCACGTCGAGCGCCGTGGTCGGCTCGTCGGCGATGAGGATTTTGGGCTGGCACAGCAGCGCCATGGCGATCATGACGCGCTGGCGCATGCCGCCACTCATTTCATGCGGGTAAGCATTGGCGCGCTTGGCCGGTTCGGGGATGCCGACGCGTTCGAGCATTTCGACGGCGGTGGTGACCGCCCTGGACTTGTCGAAGCCGCGGTGCTTGACCAGAACTTCGGCCAGCTGGGTTTTGACCTTGAGGCTCGGATTGAGCGAGGTCATCGGGTCCTGGAAGATCATGGCAATGTCCTTGCCACGGATCTTGTCGAGCCTGGCCTTCTCCATGCCGACGAGGTTGACGTCGCCGAGCATGGCCTTGCCGCTGGTGCGGCCGTTCTTGGCCAGAAGGCCCATGATGGAGAGGAAGGCCTGGCTCTTGCCAGACCCCGATTCCCCGACGACAGCGAGCGTTTCGCCCGCCTCGAGGGAGAAGTTGAGATTGTTGACCGCGTGCACCTCGCTCTCGTGGAGGGCGAAGGTGACGCCGAGGTCCTGAACGTCAAGAACTTTGGTCATCAGCGATCCTTGGGGTCGAGCGCGTCGCGCAGGCCGTCCCCGATATAGGTGAGACAGAGCAGCAGGGTGATCAGCACGCCTGCCGGCGCCAGGAGCATCCAGGGCAGGACTTCTGCCACCGGCGCACCGGCGGAGATCAGCGTGCCGAGCGAGGTCTGCGGCTCCTGCACACCAAGGCCGAGATAGGAGAGGAAGCTCTCGGCAATGATGATCTCGGGAATGGTCAACGTTGCATAGATCACCACCGGACCCGTCAGATTGGGCACGATATGGCGCATGATGATGGTGAAGGGTTTTGCGCCGCCGGCCTTGGCGGCCTCGACGAATTCCTTCTCCTTGATCGAGAGGGTCTGCCCGCGCACGATACGCGCCATGGTCAGCCATTCGATACAGCCGATGCCGACGAAGAGCAGCACGGGATTGCGGCCGAACATCACCATCAGGATGATGACGAAGAGGATGTAGGGCAGCGCATACATGACGTCGACGATGCGCATCATGATGGCGTCGACCCGGCCGCCGAAATAGCCTGCCACGGCGCCATAGACGACGCCGATACTGACCGAAACCACGGTGGCGACGAGCGCCACGGTCAGGCTCATCTGCGTGCCCTGGAGCACACGCGCCAGCATGTCGCGCCCGTTCTGGTCGGTGCCGAAGAAGTGGCCGGCATCGAAATCAGGCGGCTTGCGGATATTGGACCAGTCGACCTGGGAATAGCCCCAAGGCACGAAATAGGGTCCGATGAAGGCGATCAGCACGATCAGCACGACAAGCCCGATCGACACCACGGCTGCCTTGTTGCGCACGAGGCGTCGCACGGCGTCCTGGGTCAGCGAGCGGCCCTTGGGCGGATCGAGCGTTTCCAGCTTCTTGGCATAGGCCGTCAGAACCTGGTCTTTTCCGGTGATCCCAGCCATCAGTGATACCTCACCTTGGGATCGAGCCAGGCATAGACGAGGTCGACGATCAGATTAAGCGCAAGAATGATGAACATGTAGAGGATGGTCGTTCCCAGAACGATGCCATAGTCGCGGTTGAGCGCGGCCTGGACGAAATATTTGCCGATGCCGGGGAGGCCGAAAATCTGTTCGACGGCGAGCGAGCCAGTGAGCAGATAGGACAGGCCTGGCCCGAGATAGGAGACGACCGGCAACAGCGCCGGCTTGATGGCGTGGCGCGCCATGACGAGACGTTCGCCAAGGCCCTTGGAACGGGCGGTCCGCACATAATTGGTGCCGAGCACTTCGATCATCGAGCCGCGCATGAGCCGGCTGATGCGCGCGGCATGGGGCCAGGCGAGAACAGTAACGGGCAACACCAGATGCCAGATCGAGCCATTGACCCAGCCCCCGGCCGGCAGCCAGCGCAGATAAACGCCAAACCAGAGCTGCAGCAGTGCGGCCATGAGGAAGTTCGGCACCACCACGCCCAGCATCACGGCCAGCACGAGCACATAGTCGGGCCATTTGTTCTGGTTCACCGCCGCAACCATGCCGGCGATGATGCCGATGGTGGTCGCGATCACGAAGGCGCTGAGCGCCATGGTCAGGGTGAAGGGGAAGCCGATGCGGATGAGGTCGGAGACGTTGAAGCCGTCGATCACCATGGACGGGCCGAGATCACCCTGCAGAAGCCGTCCGATATAGATGAAATACTGAACGACCAGCGGCTGGTCGAGATTGTAGTGGGCGCGCAGATTGGCCAGCACGGTCGGCGGCAGGGCACGTTCACCGTCGAACGGTCCACCCGGCGCCAGACGCAGGATGAAAAAACAGACTGTCACGGCGATCAGCGCGATCGGGATCGCCGAAAGCACGCGCCGGAAGGCGTAGGATAGCATTTGGTGAGAACTCCTTGGCCGGGGCGCCGGGATGGAGGGAGGGGCCGGTCACGCTCGGACAAAAGAACCGTGGGGGCCAATCTGGCCCCCACGGTCTGGTTTTTATGGTCCGCTTATTCCGACTTCGAGAGCCAGCGGGTGCGGAAGATGTTTTTCGGGTTCGCTTCGAAGCCCGAGATCTTGGGCGATACGACGTCCTTGGACACGTACCAGTAGATCGGGATGGCAGCGAATTCGTCCATGGCGATCTTTTCAGCGTCGGCAAGCAGCTTGCCGCGTGCTTCGAGATCGAGCTCGGTCGAGGCCTGGGTCATGAGCGCATTGAACTCTTCGTTCGCATAGCGGCCATAGTTGTTGCCCCAGTTCATCGTGCCGGCCTGATCGACGCCCTTCTTGAGGAGGTCGAGCGTGTTGGACGGATCGTTGTAGTCGAGCAGCCAGCCGGCACGGCCGATCTGGAAGTCACCGGCGCGCAGGGCGTCGTAGTGAACAGCGGTTTCAGCGTTGAACAGCTCGATCTTGATGCCAAGCGGCTCCCACATGGCGGCAAGCGCCACAGCGATACGCTGGTGGTTGTCGTTGGTGTTGTAACGCAGCTGCAGGGTCAGCGGATTGTCCGGGCCGTAACCGGCTTCGGTCATCAGCGCCTTGGCCTTTTCGACGCGCTCTTCATAGGGCGTGTCGGCCCATGCCGGATGATAGGCATTTTCGACATAGTTCGACGTGCCGGGCGGGACCCAGCCATAGGCCGGAAGCTCGCCGGTGCCCAGGATATCGGGGCCGATCACGTCACGCACGACGGTGGTCGAAAGCGCTTCGCGAATGCGGACGTCGGAGAGGACCTGGCCCTCTTCCTGGTTCATCACGTAGTAGTAGATGCCCAGGAACGGGGTGACGTGTGCTTCACCCGGAAGGTTGTCCTGCAGCCACTGGTACTGGTCGGACGGGAAGTCGGTCAGGATGTCGAATTCACCGGCGCGGTAGCGGTTGAGGGCTGCGGCCTGATCTTCGAGAACGTGGTAGTAGACTTCATCGATCTGCACATTGGCAGCGTCGTAATAGTCGGCGTTCTTTTCCGAGCGGACATAAGAGCCCGGCAGCCATTCCTTCACGAGGTATGGGCCGTTGCCGATGATGTTGTCGACCTTGGTCCAGTCATCGCCAAGCTCTTCGACGAGATGCTTTGGCACCGGATAGGCGGTGTAGTGGGTCAAGGCTTCGAGGAAGAAGGGGGTCGAGGCCTCGAGAGTGATCTCGAGCGTCTTGTCGTCGATGGCCTTGACGCCGAGCTCGTTGAGATCGGTGATCGTGCCCGAGTTGATCGCTTCAGCGTTCTTGATCGGGAACTGCAGGTAAGCGTAGTCAGCTGCGGTGGTCGGGTTGAACAGGCGCTGGAAGGCATAGACGAAGTCGCCAGCAGTCACCGGAGTACCGTCGGACCACTGAATGCCATCGCGCAGCTTGAACGTGTAGACGGTGCCGTCCTCGGAAATTTCCCAGCTTTCGGCCTGGCCCGGGATGGCTTCGGCAGACGGGCTCTCGGTCAGCAGACCTTCGATATAGTCGCCGATGACGCGGTTTTCCCAGTCGCCGGAAGCTTTGTGGGGGTCGAGGGTGCCGGGGTCGCCACCATTGTGCAACTGCAGCGTCACCGCCGAAGCGGAGGTGCTCATCATCAGCGCCATGGCGCCCGCGGTCGCTACCGCCTTAAAGGCTGTGGTGAACTTCATTCTCGTCCCATCTCCATGTGGTCTTCAACAGTGTTGTTGCCATCCGCTTTTGGAATGCGGATTATTTGTCTGGCCAGCGGTTAAACCCGCTGGTCCGAGATTGGTGGACGGTATCGCGGCAAAGCGTCCACTGACAAGCAAAAGATTGACCTAAACGTCAAGACCGCCGTCCCTGTGAATATTTTGCCCTAAAAAGACCAAGTTCATGGCTGCGGCAACTGCGCGATGGCCCCCTCCGGTCACAATCGCGACAGCACGCCCAAGGCTTGAACTCGCCACGGGGCCTGCGGCGGCAAGCAACCAACGGCACCGGGAATGCCGTCGACTTCGCCTCTCCTTCAAATTTTAGAATAATTAAACGAGAAGCATCAGGAGGATAGAGAGGGCCGCCGCGACCAGTCCCACCCACGCCAGCGCGAGGAACCCATCCTTGGCCGTGATCGCCATGGCATAGACCGCAATCACCGCTGCCGCCCAGGTCGAGGTGAAGGGCACGAATTCGAGGAGCGGCATGATCATCCCGACGAGGACGCAGATGACGGCCCCTGCCCGGCGCAGAGGCGGCGCCACCAGCACCCGGGCGCGCGGCTTGATGATCGTGTCCGCCACCCGGCCCACCGGCTTGAGGAATTTGAGCAGCTTTTCCACGTGCCGGCCGGGAATACTCCTCTCCGTGAGCCATTTGGGCAGCCACATTGTCTTGCGCCCGAGCGCAATCTGGCCGGCCACCAGCACCGTATGAATACCGGTGAGGGTTGGGATGCCCGGAATAATGCTGAGCGGCGAGATGACGATGAGCGCGGGAATGAGCAGCAGGGGCCCGGCGGCCCGCGGTCCGACGATCTCCTGGATGAGGCCGATGGAGATCCCATCCCCGGCCCGGGCATGTTCGTCCACCTTGTCGATCAGATTTGTGAGCGTGCCTTGCTGCGCGTCGGCCATGTGATGTCCCTGTTGAACCCTCAACGTGCTGCGCCGGCTCGGCGTTCCTCTGGGCTTGCTCCCAGCTTGGGCGACATTTCGGCCCTTGTCGGATCGTGCACGCCCATTATCATTGAGGGGCTGTGCGCCAGTGGCCACGGCAGGGGAGGCGAGCGTGGCGTTGAAGCGTAGCTGGAGAGAGATCTCGGCCGTCCGGCTGGCCGTCGGCCTTATGGTCTTTGTCCTTGTGCTGTTCCTCGGAATTCTGGCCTATTTCGTCACCGACGGTGTGCAGCGGACCAATGACCGCCTGCGAGAGCAATCAAGCGCGGCCTCACAGGTTCTGGCCACTAATGCCTATTGGATTTCCGAGGTGGCCAACCAGACCCTGCGCCGGGTCGATACCGCCACCGGCCCCACGCTTTCGGGCAGCGCCGCAGACATCGAGGCGGTTCTGCAGGGCCTGCCCAGCGCGACGGAAGTCTATGTCATCGACAACCAGGCCAATACGGTGTTCTCGACAGTGCCGGGCGCCACCGGTGTCGATATCGGGGACCGGGAATATTACACCGCGGTGCGCGATGGGGCGCCGTTTTACACCTCGCCGCTGCTGGTCAGCCGGATCACCGACGACATTATCTTCGTGTTCAGCAAGCGGGTGGTGCGCAATGGCGAATTTGCCGGAGCCATCATGGTGTCGTTCTCGGGCGCGCTGCTGGGCGACTTTTTCCGGACGCTGGAGCTCGAGCCGGGCTCCACCCTCAGCCTGATCCGCGACGACGGGCAGCTGATGGCCCGCTATCCGCCCACGACAGGAAATGTGGACTTCAGCGATCGACCGCTGTTTACGCACCATCTCAAGCAAAGCGGCATCGGCACCTTCGACTCCGCGGACTCGTTGATCGACGGCGTCCCCCGCGTGGTGAGCTATCGCCGGGTCGAGGACAGCCGCATTATTGCGGTGGCCGCCGTCGCGACCTCCCAGGTCTGGGGGATGCTGCTCGAAATGCTCTCCACCCTGCTCGTGGTGGTGTCTCCCGTGCTCTTCGGGCTCATGCTCATTTCCTGGTGGATCCTGCGGCTTCTGGTGCGGGATGCCGACCGGGCCAAGGAGCTCGAGGCCTCGGTTGAGCTCAACACCATGCTGTTCCGGGAAATCCACCACCGGGTGAAAAACAATCTCGCCTCGGTGCAGGCGCTGGTGCGGATGCAGAATATTCCCGACACCGCAAAGCGGGACCTGCAGAGCCGCTTCGCCGCCATGGCCGCCATGCATGAACATATCTACCAGCACGACCGCTACGAGGACATCGACGCCCATGACTTCATCCCGCCCGTGGTCGATCAGGTGAAGATGGCCTATGGCACGGACACGCGGCTCATCTACGATCTCGACCACGTCATGGTAGACCGCGACCACGCCACGCCGCTGGCGCTATTGCTCAGCGAGCTTGCAACCAATGCCTTCAAATATGCCTATGCCGACGACCAGGCAGGCACGCTATCGGTGACGCTGCGCCAGCGCGGCGATGGCCGGGCGATCCTCACCGTGCGGGACGACGGCGCGGGCATGGAGCCGCAGGAAGGTTCCAACAGCATGGGCATGCGGCTGATCCGCGGCGTCGTCGGGCAGATGGGCGGCGAATACAGCTATCACAATGACAATGGCGTGGTGTTCGAGGCAGAGCTGGCCCTCTCCGCCGCTGGCCGCCAGACGGTCACCGCCCCAGAAGCAGATCCCGTGCCTCATTGATCCGGGCGGCGAGATATTCCGATCCGCCGCGATCGGGGTGCACACCCTTCATCAGCTCGCGGTGGGCAGCGCGGATATCCTCGTCGCTGGCGCCGGGTTTGAGGCCCAGGACAGCGTAGGCTTCCTCGACGGGACTGCGCCCGGGATTTCCGGCTCTCTGCTGACCCGTCTCGGCGCCTTCATCGGCGAAATACTCGCGCCAGCCGGCGCGATTGGCATCGAGCCAGTTCTCGAGGAGATTGATGCTGTCGGCGTC is from Devosia sp. SD17-2 and encodes:
- a CDS encoding peptide ABC transporter substrate-binding protein, coding for MKFTTAFKAVATAGAMALMMSTSASAVTLQLHNGGDPGTLDPHKASGDWENRVIGDYIEGLLTESPSAEAIPGQAESWEISEDGTVYTFKLRDGIQWSDGTPVTAGDFVYAFQRLFNPTTAADYAYLQFPIKNAEAINSGTITDLNELGVKAIDDKTLEITLEASTPFFLEALTHYTAYPVPKHLVEELGDDWTKVDNIIGNGPYLVKEWLPGSYVRSEKNADYYDAANVQIDEVYYHVLEDQAAALNRYRAGEFDILTDFPSDQYQWLQDNLPGEAHVTPFLGIYYYVMNQEEGQVLSDVRIREALSTTVVRDVIGPDILGTGELPAYGWVPPGTSNYVENAYHPAWADTPYEERVEKAKALMTEAGYGPDNPLTLQLRYNTNDNHQRIAVALAAMWEPLGIKIELFNAETAVHYDALRAGDFQIGRAGWLLDYNDPSNTLDLLKKGVDQAGTMNWGNNYGRYANEEFNALMTQASTELDLEARGKLLADAEKIAMDEFAAIPIYWYVSKDVVSPKISGFEANPKNIFRTRWLSKSE
- a CDS encoding ABC transporter permease subunit, encoding MLSYAFRRVLSAIPIALIAVTVCFFILRLAPGGPFDGERALPPTVLANLRAHYNLDQPLVVQYFIYIGRLLQGDLGPSMVIDGFNVSDLIRIGFPFTLTMALSAFVIATTIGIIAGMVAAVNQNKWPDYVLVLAVMLGVVVPNFLMAALLQLWFGVYLRWLPAGGWVNGSIWHLVLPVTVLAWPHAARISRLMRGSMIEVLGTNYVRTARSKGLGERLVMARHAIKPALLPVVSYLGPGLSYLLTGSLAVEQIFGLPGIGKYFVQAALNRDYGIVLGTTILYMFIILALNLIVDLVYAWLDPKVRYH
- a CDS encoding dipeptide ABC transporter ATP-binding protein; its protein translation is MTPAPDTLIEIKDLKKTFSIATGLFSKKLRLTALENINFSVKKGETLGIVGESGCGKSTLGRCILQLIAPDEGQVLWLGQDLTKVPAEEMRKRRADLQIIFQDPLASLNPRMTVGEIIEDPLRTLKPELKKEERRARVFKIMEAVGLLPEMINRYPHEFSGGQAQRIGIARALITEPKLIVCDEPVSALDVSIQAQILNLLSELKDEFGLTLIFISHNLSVVRHVSDRILVLYLGRIVELATGDEIYEDPKHPYTRALLTAVPIPDPKLARLRNIDALKGEIPSPINPPSGCTFRTRCRFAQPRCAEIRPPLETLEGGRLVACIRWQEIEAPKEAVLGA
- a CDS encoding ABC transporter ATP-binding protein: MTKVLDVQDLGVTFALHESEVHAVNNLNFSLEAGETLAVVGESGSGKSQAFLSIMGLLAKNGRTSGKAMLGDVNLVGMEKARLDKIRGKDIAMIFQDPMTSLNPSLKVKTQLAEVLVKHRGFDKSRAVTTAVEMLERVGIPEPAKRANAYPHEMSGGMRQRVMIAMALLCQPKILIADEPTTALDVTVQAQMLDLFKTLTDDFGTSLVIITHDLGVVAGVADRMMVMYGGRAVEKGTVDDLFYDPRHPYTLGLLHSTPHIAKRAERLDPIQGLPPSLENLPKGCSFNPRCAFCFDRCLEERPPLAPTADGREKACFYEGPLKYGEVA
- a CDS encoding ABC transporter permease subunit, whose product is MAGITGKDQVLTAYAKKLETLDPPKGRSLTQDAVRRLVRNKAAVVSIGLVVLIVLIAFIGPYFVPWGYSQVDWSNIRKPPDFDAGHFFGTDQNGRDMLARVLQGTQMSLTVALVATVVSVSIGVVYGAVAGYFGGRVDAIMMRIVDVMYALPYILFVIILMVMFGRNPVLLFVGIGCIEWLTMARIVRGQTLSIKEKEFVEAAKAGGAKPFTIIMRHIVPNLTGPVVIYATLTIPEIIIAESFLSYLGLGVQEPQTSLGTLISAGAPVAEVLPWMLLAPAGVLITLLLCLTYIGDGLRDALDPKDR
- a CDS encoding exopolysaccharide biosynthesis protein; the protein is MADAQQGTLTNLIDKVDEHARAGDGISIGLIQEIVGPRAAGPLLLIPALIVISPLSIIPGIPTLTGIHTVLVAGQIALGRKTMWLPKWLTERSIPGRHVEKLLKFLKPVGRVADTIIKPRARVLVAPPLRRAGAVICVLVGMIMPLLEFVPFTSTWAAAVIAVYAMAITAKDGFLALAWVGLVAAALSILLMLLV
- a CDS encoding histidine kinase dimerization/phosphoacceptor domain -containing protein; this translates as MALKRSWREISAVRLAVGLMVFVLVLFLGILAYFVTDGVQRTNDRLREQSSAASQVLATNAYWISEVANQTLRRVDTATGPTLSGSAADIEAVLQGLPSATEVYVIDNQANTVFSTVPGATGVDIGDREYYTAVRDGAPFYTSPLLVSRITDDIIFVFSKRVVRNGEFAGAIMVSFSGALLGDFFRTLELEPGSTLSLIRDDGQLMARYPPTTGNVDFSDRPLFTHHLKQSGIGTFDSADSLIDGVPRVVSYRRVEDSRIIAVAAVATSQVWGMLLEMLSTLLVVVSPVLFGLMLISWWILRLLVRDADRAKELEASVELNTMLFREIHHRVKNNLASVQALVRMQNIPDTAKRDLQSRFAAMAAMHEHIYQHDRYEDIDAHDFIPPVVDQVKMAYGTDTRLIYDLDHVMVDRDHATPLALLLSELATNAFKYAYADDQAGTLSVTLRQRGDGRAILTVRDDGAGMEPQEGSNSMGMRLIRGVVGQMGGEYSYHNDNGVVFEAELALSAAGRQTVTAPEADPVPH